A single window of uncultured Pseudodesulfovibrio sp. DNA harbors:
- a CDS encoding fumarate reductase flavoprotein subunit: MQTIYTDFLVVGAGLAGERAAVEAADAGFSAICLSLVPARRSHSSAAQGGMQASLGNSVMGEGDCPDVHFADTVKGSDWGCDQEVARLFADAAPIEMRRLAHWGVPWNRVVPGKSIYYKGGKQFEKIEAEDKEGLIMARSFGGTAKWRTCYTSDGTGHAVMCTMDNRCAQMGVEVHDKTEAIALIQDGDTCYGAVVRCLRTGELRTYLSKATMIAAGGFGRIYPNTTNAVICDGGAHTMCVDTGVVPMGNMEAVQFHPTGIVPTDILVTEGCRGDGGTLLDVNEKRFMHEYEPDKAELASRDVVSRWMTHHMREGHGVKSPYGEHLWLDIRHLGEEHITGKLREVYEICTSFLGVNPIHQLIPVRPTQHYSMGGVRTNRDGAAYGLNGLFAAGEAACWDMHGFNRLGGNSLAETVVAGGIIGRKIAEYLQGCETEFKTSLINDTVKKQQSRIDALINCTNGSENVYKVRAAMQDALHKGANIFRTQEGLETCVASLQEALARARNVGLRSDGKGVNPELAAALKLEGQAKMALMVAYGALMRTESRGSHNREDFTARNDRDWLNRTLAYWKNEGDTLPTLEYEAATEVVEIPPGDRGYGKSEIISADDKKE, translated from the coding sequence ATGCAGACTATCTACACCGATTTTCTTGTTGTCGGCGCAGGTCTGGCGGGCGAGCGCGCTGCTGTAGAAGCGGCTGACGCTGGTTTCTCCGCCATCTGTTTGAGCCTGGTCCCGGCTCGTCGTTCCCATTCTTCCGCCGCACAGGGAGGCATGCAGGCTTCCTTGGGCAACTCGGTTATGGGTGAGGGTGATTGCCCTGACGTTCATTTTGCAGACACCGTCAAGGGGTCTGACTGGGGTTGTGACCAGGAAGTGGCCCGTCTGTTCGCAGACGCGGCTCCCATTGAAATGCGCCGCCTGGCCCATTGGGGCGTGCCGTGGAACCGCGTTGTTCCCGGCAAGTCTATTTACTACAAGGGCGGCAAGCAGTTTGAAAAAATAGAAGCCGAGGATAAAGAAGGGCTCATCATGGCCCGTTCCTTCGGCGGTACGGCTAAATGGCGTACCTGTTATACGTCAGATGGCACAGGCCATGCGGTCATGTGCACCATGGATAACCGGTGTGCCCAGATGGGTGTCGAGGTCCATGACAAAACCGAAGCCATTGCCCTGATTCAGGATGGCGATACCTGCTACGGTGCTGTTGTCCGTTGCTTGCGTACTGGTGAGTTGCGGACTTACTTGTCCAAGGCGACCATGATTGCGGCTGGCGGATTCGGACGTATTTATCCGAATACGACGAATGCAGTTATCTGTGACGGTGGAGCGCACACTATGTGTGTGGACACAGGTGTCGTTCCCATGGGTAATATGGAAGCCGTTCAGTTCCATCCGACGGGTATCGTCCCGACCGATATTCTCGTTACTGAAGGATGTCGTGGTGATGGTGGAACGCTCCTTGATGTTAATGAAAAACGTTTCATGCACGAATACGAACCGGATAAGGCCGAGCTTGCCTCTCGCGACGTGGTCTCTCGTTGGATGACTCATCACATGCGTGAGGGCCATGGCGTCAAGTCTCCTTATGGTGAGCATCTCTGGCTTGATATTCGGCACTTGGGTGAAGAGCATATTACCGGCAAGCTTCGTGAAGTGTACGAAATTTGTACGTCCTTCCTTGGCGTGAATCCGATTCATCAGTTGATTCCGGTTCGTCCCACACAGCATTATTCCATGGGTGGTGTACGTACCAATAGGGACGGCGCTGCGTATGGCCTTAACGGTCTGTTTGCAGCAGGTGAAGCTGCGTGTTGGGATATGCACGGCTTTAACCGTCTTGGTGGTAACTCCCTTGCAGAAACCGTAGTCGCTGGTGGTATCATCGGTCGCAAAATCGCTGAATACCTCCAAGGGTGTGAGACCGAATTTAAGACTTCGCTTATCAATGATACGGTCAAAAAACAGCAATCGCGCATCGATGCTCTTATCAACTGCACTAACGGTTCCGAGAATGTTTATAAGGTTCGTGCTGCCATGCAGGACGCTTTGCATAAGGGTGCCAACATTTTCCGCACTCAGGAAGGTCTTGAAACCTGCGTTGCTTCTCTTCAAGAAGCATTAGCCCGTGCAAGGAATGTCGGTTTGCGGTCGGACGGCAAGGGGGTCAACCCGGAGCTGGCCGCAGCACTGAAACTTGAAGGGCAGGCCAAGATGGCCCTTATGGTTGCATACGGTGCTCTCATGCGGACGGAATCCCGTGGTTCTCACAATCGCGAAGATTTTACTGCACGTAATGATCGTGACTGGCTTAATCGTACATTGGCCTACTGGAAGAACGAAGGCGATACTTTGCCGACGCTCGAATATGAAGCCGCCACCGAGGTCGTCGAAATTCCTCCGGGAGACCGTGGCTACGGCAAGTCTGAAATTATTAGCGCCGACGACAAGAAGGAATAA
- a CDS encoding succinate dehydrogenase/fumarate reductase cytochrome b subunit, with protein sequence MSISYAPAGKSGKWDGALDWLQMLSGVSLILFMWCHMLLVSSVVISPNVMNAIAHFFEATGMAQVGGPLIFLVFLTHFVLAARKIPFRADGQKTIWQHARMMRHGDTWLWVVQVVSAMIILVMGSIHMWVILTDLPITAAKSAARIQGGFWAVFYLILLPLAELHVGIGLYRIGVKWGFVKDKDRPKFKRSENMLTLLFVGIGLITLVRFLFLSVN encoded by the coding sequence ATGTCCATCAGTTACGCACCAGCTGGCAAATCCGGCAAGTGGGATGGCGCATTGGACTGGCTCCAGATGCTGTCCGGCGTCAGTCTGATTTTGTTCATGTGGTGTCACATGCTACTGGTTTCCAGTGTTGTTATCAGCCCGAATGTCATGAATGCTATCGCTCATTTCTTTGAGGCGACAGGTATGGCTCAGGTTGGCGGTCCGCTTATTTTTCTTGTTTTCCTGACACACTTTGTACTGGCCGCACGGAAGATTCCGTTTCGTGCTGATGGTCAGAAAACCATCTGGCAACATGCCCGGATGATGCGTCATGGTGACACTTGGTTGTGGGTAGTCCAAGTTGTCTCCGCCATGATTATTCTGGTTATGGGGTCCATCCACATGTGGGTGATTCTCACTGATCTGCCTATCACCGCTGCGAAGTCCGCTGCCCGTATTCAGGGTGGCTTCTGGGCCGTGTTCTATCTTATCCTTCTGCCTTTGGCAGAGTTGCATGTCGGCATCGGTCTCTACCGTATCGGCGTGAAGTGGGGATTTGTGAAGGACAAGGATCGTCCCAAGTTCAAGCGTAGTGAAAATATGCTTACTCTGCTCTTCGTTGGTATCGGATTGATCACCTTGGTCCGCTTCCTGTTCCTGAGCGTTAACTAG